The following are from one region of the Actinomycetota bacterium genome:
- a CDS encoding IS6 family transposase: protein MRTRPRPAPVPRSAFAGFRFPPDVIVLAVRWYLRFGLSYRDVEELLAERGVEVDHVTVYRWVQRFTPLLAEAARPCRHAVGDRWQVDETYVKVAGQWHYVYRAIDQF from the coding sequence ATGAGAACTCGGCCTCGCCCTGCTCCCGTCCCGCGATCTGCCTTCGCCGGCTTCCGCTTCCCGCCCGATGTGATCGTGCTGGCGGTCCGCTGGTATCTCCGCTTCGGTCTGTCCTATCGCGACGTCGAGGAGCTGCTCGCTGAGCGAGGCGTCGAGGTCGACCACGTCACGGTCTACCGCTGGGTGCAACGGTTCACGCCGCTGCTCGCCGAGGCCGCCCGGCCCTGCCGGCACGCGGTCGGCGACCGCTGGCAGGTCGACGAGACCTACGTCAAGGTCGCGGGCCAGTGGCACTACGTCTACCGGGCGATCGACCAGTTC